TTCGCCCTTCATGTAGCCTAGGCTGTAGACCATGATGAGGAAACTGATCCAAGCGACCACGTTAGCCATCGCTATGCTGAGCGGGTCTGCTAAGACACCAGCCTTCAGACCTATCGAAGGTATCCAGTCGAATGTGCTGTGTATGACTTCTTTTGAGGGGATCATTAGGGCTGCTGAAACCGCTGGAGCTAGGGAGAAGAGTACGGCAAGGTAATCTCTAACCCTATCCCCTATCCTAGCGAATATAGGTGTGAGTATCGCACCCACTATCGGCAGAACCCACACGAGCCAAGGCAGAGCTTCATTCAACTCAACTCACCCTCCTAGCAGAATCTTAACAGCGGGGAAGAGGCGCTCAGTAAACAGCGTCGGGTAAATCCCAATAAGCAGCCCAACAACAGCTAAGAAGAGCAGAGGCACGGTAATCGTTGGGGGCGCCTCCCTTACCTCATGTAGATTCTCGGGCAGTCTGCCGAAGAAGATCCTCTTCATCGTCCACAGTGAGTAGCCGGCTGTTAAAGGTGTGGCGAAGAGCGCTATGCCGCTTATGATCAGTTTCGCCAAGTCTCCTCGCTCTATCGCGCCTGCAAATGAGCCGTAGAAGATCATCCACTCAGACTGGAAGCCGTTGGTTGGTGGGATGCCCATTATGGTTAGGAAGCCTAGTAGGGCTGCTGTAGCAGTTATAGGCAGTCTTCGAGCCAAGCCGCCCATCTTACTTATGCTTCTTAACCCGTGTGCTTGGAGGATTATGCATCCCGCTGTCATGAAGAGGATAGCTTTGCCTGTGCCGTGGCTGACATACTGCAGCACAGAGCCAGAGACTCCTATGTAGTAGGCTGAGGCGACGCCGAAGATTATGTAGCCCATCTGGCTTACACTTGAATATGCTAGGAGCCTCTTCACATCATCCTGCATAAGCGCCATCAAACCTCCGTAGATGATTGTAACAAGACCCCAGATGCTTATGGCGAAGAAGATGTATTCGTATGCTGAAGGTAGGAGGTAGAGTAGGATTCTCAGATAGGCGTAGCCTCCTATACCGATCATCGCTGGTGAAAGCAAGGCGCTTATGGGTGTGGGTGCTTCAGCGTGCGCATAGGGGAGCCAGATGTGCAGACCGAATGAGGCAAGCTTAACAAAGAGCCCAACCGTTATGAGGATGGCTATCGCTTGTATGTATCCGAAGGGGATCGATAGGGTATCGATATTCTTCACCAACTCTCCGCTAGGTAGAAGGGTGACCATATCGAAGGTCAGGGCCCTACCACTATACCAAGACGAGAGGAAAGCTGTGGTCAGGATCCCGGCTAAGAGAAGTAGGGCGCCTACGTGAGTCCAGAGGAAGTACATTAGAGAGATCTTGGCTCTGTCTCCGTAGCCGAACTCCGCTATCAGAAGGTATGATGGAATCAGCATAATTTCGAAGAATATGTAGAATTGGATGAGGTTCGTAGCAAGAACCGTACCGAGCATACCAGCAGCGTAGACTAGGTAGAGCAGATGGTAGATTCCGTGCTTTGAGTTTGCGGCTTGCTGATCTTTAACCTCTTCTTCGATTCGATGCTTCATATAAGGTATGGAGTAGACCGCTAGGACTGTTGATAGTAGGTAGATGGTTATCGCAAAGGGTAGGCTTAGCCCATCT
This region of Nitrososphaerota archaeon genomic DNA includes:
- a CDS encoding NADH-quinone oxidoreductase subunit M, with product MINPLLQAVFLPIVLSPIVYLVGRRIGSRVGWFSFAILAYSTLLLIYSASLSPDYFELYFWQPFGVFGLRLDGLSLPFAITIYLLSTVLAVYSIPYMKHRIEEEVKDQQAANSKHGIYHLLYLVYAAGMLGTVLATNLIQFYIFFEIMLIPSYLLIAEFGYGDRAKISLMYFLWTHVGALLLLAGILTTAFLSSWYSGRALTFDMVTLLPSGELVKNIDTLSIPFGYIQAIAILITVGLFVKLASFGLHIWLPYAHAEAPTPISALLSPAMIGIGGYAYLRILLYLLPSAYEYIFFAISIWGLVTIIYGGLMALMQDDVKRLLAYSSVSQMGYIIFGVASAYYIGVSGSVLQYVSHGTGKAILFMTAGCIILQAHGLRSISKMGGLARRLPITATAALLGFLTIMGIPPTNGFQSEWMIFYGSFAGAIERGDLAKLIISGIALFATPLTAGYSLWTMKRIFFGRLPENLHEVREAPPTITVPLLFLAVVGLLIGIYPTLFTERLFPAVKILLGG